GTTGAAGAAAATAGTAGAATAATAAAAATTAAGGCTGTTTTTTTGAGCACTGAAAATGAACTTATTGTAAAGTTTACACAAAGATAACCAAATATCGTTAAAATAAAAGCCCAAGCAAGATGCTTGGGCTTAAAAAAAGTCAAATCTAAATCTTATTGAAGCACTATTTTTTGATTGATACTTCCGTTTAGTGTAGTGATTTCTAAGAAGTACACGCCTTTTGGCATAGTATTCATATCTACCATTGTACGGTGTTGGCCTTCTAAGTCTAC
The sequence above is drawn from the Flavobacteriales bacterium genome and encodes:
- a CDS encoding T9SS type A sorting domain-containing protein; translation: VDLEGQHRTMVDMNTMPKGVYFLEITTLNGSINQKIVLQ